CGGGCTGCGTCGATCTCCATGTCCACATGCGCGATCCGGGCCTCACGCACAAGGAGGACTTCCCGAGCGGAACGCGCTCCGCGGCGATCGGCGGCGTCACGACGGTGGCCGACATGCCGAACACCCGACCCGCCGTGACGCGGCATCGAATCCTCGAGGACAAGATCTCGGTCTTGCGGGGACGGGCTTGCGTCGACTATGCGCTCTACGCCGCGCCGCAGGAGGCAGGGGTCGTCTCATCCCTGGCCGACGCGGCCGCTTTCAAGATCTACTTGGCAGAGTCGACCGGAGGACTCCAGATAAAACCGGAAGCCGTCCCGGACGTCGTCGACGCCGCGGGACGCGAACAGAAGCTAGTCGTCGTCCACGCAGAGGATCCGTCCCTGTTGGCCAAAGACCCGGGCCGCGATCTCCGCGGTCACTCAACCGCTCGGCCGAAAGAAGCCGAGCAGAAGGCGATCTCGTCCCTTGCGCCGGTCGCCGGATCCGCGAGGGTTCACGTCGCCCATGTCACCTGCGTGGAAGCGCTGGACGCCGCCCTTCCGGGCGTGACGACCGAGGTGACCCCCCACCATCTCTTCCTCGATTGGAGGCGGCCGCTCGGGGCCCGGGGGAAGGTGAATCCGCCGCTCCGATCACCCGAGGACCGCAAAGCGCTCTGGGAAGCGTTCCGCGCAGGCCGCGGCGACATCGTCGCGAGCGACCACGCTCCGCACGCGCTCGAGGAGAAGGAAGGTCCGTTCGACGAAGCGCCCGCCGGGGTGCCCGGAGTCGGCTCGGCGTTTCCGCTCTTGATGCGTCGCACGCGCGCGGGCGACATCGAACTGCAACGGCTCGTGTCGGCGACGGCCACCCGGCCCGCGGAACTCCTCGGCGTCCGGAAAGGATCCATCGAGATCGGGAGCGACGCGGACCTCCTCGCGGTCGACCCGCGCCGGGTCGAGCGGATCACCGCAAAGCGACTCCGGGCTAGGTGCGACTGGACGCCCTTCGAGGGAATGGAGGGATGCTTCCCGCTGGCCGTCTACCTCCGAGGCGAGCCGATCGTGGAGCAGGGCGAGCCCGTCGCGGACGGGAGGGGACGCCTTCTCCCGTCATCCGCCTGATTCACGCCGCTCACGCGGCCTCTTCGATCGCGTAGTAGTATTCGCCCGCGGACTTCTGCTCGCGGTCCAGCCGGGAGTCGAGCTTGTTGATCCTCGGCCGGTTCGTGTCCGCGTCCCGCCGGAAAGTGATTCCCACCATCTTCAGGAACCGGTTCATCCCCTCGCGCATCGGGAACGGCCCCTCCCCGAGCCCGTGGCGGCCTGGATCCCCGGAGAAGACCATCAGGCTGTCCGCCACCATGTCGAGGAAGTAGACGTCGTGGTCGACGATGAGGCCCGTCCGCGCTTCTTTCTCCATGACCCGGCGGATCGTCCGGGCGGCCTCCATGCGCTGGTTCGAATCGAGGTACGCGGAGGGCTCGTCGATCAGGTAGATATCGGCGTCCCGACCCAGGCAGAGCGCGATCGCGACTCGCTGCAGCTCGCCCCCGGACAGCGTCGAGACGTCCCGCTCCGTCATTCCCTTGAGTCGTAAGGGCTGGAGGATCTCCGAGTCGAAGTATCCCGATTCCGCCTTCTTGCCGACCGTGTTCCGGAGCAGCTCCCCCACCGTGCCCTCGTAGGCGGACTCGAGGTACTGCGGCTTGTACGACACCTGCCACTTGCCCTTGACGCCCCCGGTCGTCGGAGCCTCTAGGCCGGCGAGCATCTTCACGAACGTCGTCTTGCCGGTCGCGTTCGGGCCGACGACGCCGACGACCTCCCCCTTGCGGAGGCGGCCGGGGCGGACCGTGAGCTTGAAGTCTTCGAACCGCTTCGTGAGCTCGTCGAA
The Thermoplasmata archaeon DNA segment above includes these coding regions:
- the pyrC gene encoding dihydroorotase gives rise to the protein MRVLRGRIFYRGRLEPLSLGIDEDGRIAAIKRVLRGDEEIDHGEAVILPGCVDLHVHMRDPGLTHKEDFPSGTRSAAIGGVTTVADMPNTRPAVTRHRILEDKISVLRGRACVDYALYAAPQEAGVVSSLADAAAFKIYLAESTGGLQIKPEAVPDVVDAAGREQKLVVVHAEDPSLLAKDPGRDLRGHSTARPKEAEQKAISSLAPVAGSARVHVAHVTCVEALDAALPGVTTEVTPHHLFLDWRRPLGARGKVNPPLRSPEDRKALWEAFRAGRGDIVASDHAPHALEEKEGPFDEAPAGVPGVGSAFPLLMRRTRAGDIELQRLVSATATRPAELLGVRKGSIEIGSDADLLAVDPRRVERITAKRLRARCDWTPFEGMEGCFPLAVYLRGEPIVEQGEPVADGRGRLLPSSA